GTTAAAACTGTCAACATGAAGTTTCGGGATCGCTAAAATATGAACAGGTGCCTTTGGATTGATGTCGTGAAATGCTAAAAAATCATCATTTTCCAGCTCAATATTTGAGGGGATTTCTTTATTTATAATTTTACAAAATATACACATATATTATTCCTTATTTTTTAGTTATTGTAGCACATAATTTACCAAATGAAGCTGTTTATAAATAATATTTGCTATAATCACTTTAAAATTTTATAACTTTGGGTGAACATATTGAAAGAGTGGTACGATAAGATAAACGAAGCACAGAATGTTGAGTCTCTTGAAGAGATTCGCATCGCTGTTTTTGGGAAAAAAGGTGTGTTAGCTGCTGAATTTGCAAAAATGAAATCAGCACCTAATGAAGAAAAAGCACAAATTGCAAAAGATTTAAATACACACAAAGCAACACTTACAAATAATCTAAATGCGAAAAAAATAGAACTACAGACAAAAGAGTTAAGAGAAAAGATGGAAGCGGAAGCTATCGATGTATCTCTTTTCAGTCAAAAAAGTTCTGCAGGTGCACTGCACCCTGTTATGCAGACTATGGATAGAATCGTAGAGTATTTTGCTTCTATGAATTTTGCAGTAAAAACGGGAAATATGGTTGAAGATGACTTTCATAACTTTGAAGCATTAAACCTTCCAAAATACCACCCAGCTCGTGATATGCAAGATACTTTCTATTTTAAAGATGAGATGCTTCTTAGAACACACACATCTCCGGTTCAAATTAGAACAATGATGTCTACAAAACCGCCTATTCGCATGATCGCTCCTGGTGCGGTATTTAGACGTGATTATGACTTGACTCATACACCAATGTTCCATCAGATAGAGGGACTTTTAGTAGATGAAGAGGGGAAAGTTTCATTCGCAAACCTCAAGTTTATATTAGAAGACTTTTTAAAGTACATGTTTGGTGACGTTGATGTACGTTTCCGCCCATCATTCTTCCCGTTTACAGAACCTTCAGCAGAGGTAGATATCTCTTGTGTATTCTGTAAAGGTGACGGTTGCCGTGTATGTTCACACACTGGATGGTTAGAAGTTCTTGGATGCGGTATAGTTGATCCAAACGTATTTGAAGCAGTTGAATACAAAGATGTAAGCGGATACGCATTTGGACTGGGTGTTGAGCGCTTTGCCATGCTTATACACCAAATTGGTGACTTACGTTCACTTTTTGAAGGCGATATAAAATTACTGGAGCAATTTCAATGATAGTTACAAGATCTTGGTTAAACGAGTGGATAGATTTAGACGGTATTTCAACAGAAGATATCGCAAAAACATTTAACTCTATAGGTCTTGAAGTAGACAGAGTAGAAGAGTTCCGTGTCCCTAAAAAAGTTGTATTTGGTAAAGTACTTGAGTGTGAAAAACACCCTGATGCCGATAAGTTGAATATCTGTAAAGTAGATCTTGGAACGGCAACACGTCAGATCGTATGTGGTGCTAAAAACGTACGAGCCGGTTTAGATGTCGTAGTTGCTACAATCGGTGCAGAGCTCCCTGGCGGTTTAGTAATCAAGCCTGTAAAACTTCGTGGTGTTGATTCTGAGGGGATGATTTGTTCACCGGGTGAGATAGGACTTCATAGTTTTTGTGACGGTATTATGGAACTTGATGAGAGTATCGGTGAGTTTACTCTTGGTGAAGATGTATGTGAGAACCCATATTTTAATGATGACCTTATTGAGATCGAGCTTACTGCAAACAGAGGTGACTGTTTAAGTATTCGCGGTGTAGCACGTGATCTAAGTGCAGCATTTGATCGTCCTTTAAAAGAGTATAACGTTACAGACAATGACGATATGCGTGGAATCGGAAGAATTTTATCTTTAGTACACGATAAAGATCTTGATGTAAATCTTCGTTATAAAGCTCTTGATTTAGATTCTTTAACTTTACCGTTTTTAGTAAAAATGAGACTTGCTCAGATCGATGAAAACAGAGAAAGTGATGTAGAATCTATTATGCTTTACGCCACACACTCAACTGGTGTAATCATGAGAGCATACTCTCACGAGTTTTTCGGAACTGACGATGAGAAGATGGCAAAAGTACATTTGAGTGAAGATGATAAAGGGTTTGCATGTATTCAATCTGATGCAGGCAATGTTGCTTCAACAGTTGGTATTATTCAGAAAAAAGAGTCTAAAGTGACTGCTTCAAACGGTATGATCCTAATTGAAGCGAGTTATATCCCACCAGATATTATCTCTAAAAAGATGGATGAAAATAAAGTTGAATCGGGACCGATGTTTTACAGAACATCTCGCGGAAGTGAACCGGAATTAGAAGCTGGTCTTTCGTTTTGTATCGATATCATAGAAAAGTATTCAAACTCGTCTACTTTTGGCGGTACTATTGAACTTATTAACTCTGTAAAAGAGAAGATTATTACAGTTTCAAAACAAGAGATCGATGAGATTATCGGTGCAAAGATAGACAAGATAGTAATTACAAAAATACTTAAAAACTTAGGTTTCAATACATCAAAATCTACTGTAGATAATTTTGTTATTTCTGTGCCTCAGTATCGTCACGATATCTCAAACAAGCAAGATATCATCGAAGAGATTGTAAGAATGGTTGGGATCGATAATATCCCTGCAAAACCGTTTGTACTTACGGAAGACAACCGTTTAGAGGATAATTACTTCGAGTATAAAAAACGTTCATATTATAGATACCGTGCTGCTCAAAGCGGATTTTTTGAGTCTGTACATTTCGTGTTTGATGAGAAAAAAGTGCTTAACTCGTATGGATTTGAAACTACAAAAGAGGAGTTAGAGCTACTTAATCCGATTGTACAAACTTTAGATACATTAAGACCGACATTAATGACTAACTTACTAAAAGCTGCATCTGCCAATAAGAAAAACGGTTATAGCTCTGTAAGACTTTTTGAAGTAGGTTCAGTATTTTCACCTGATCGCAGTGAAAGTTTAAAAATGGCATTTCTTTTCAGTGGTGCAAAAGAGGAAGAATCACTTCTTAACGGTGGTAGACCTGCAAAAGTTGATTTTGGAGGTTTTGTACAGAAGATCTCTGATGTGATTGGCGATGTGGAGCTTTGTGAATATGAAACTACACATAAATTATCACACCCTTACCAGTGTGCAGAAGTGTTTGTAGAGGGAAAAAGAGTAGGAGAGCTTTTTAAAGTACATCCTGAAGTTGAAAATGACTATGATCTAGAAGATACGTATATGTGTGAACTAGATTTTACAGAGCTTTCATACGGATTAAAAGTAGCTCAAAAAAGTTCTAAATATCAAGCTTCATTTAGAGACCTAAGCTTACTCGTTCCAAATGATGTTAGTTATGAGAAAATTAAAACAGTTATAGACTCAAATGCAACAGAAGAGTTAGTAAGATTTTATCCTGTAGATAAGTATAGTGATGATTCTTTAGGTGATAACAGTAGTTTAAGTTTACGTTTTGTATTACAGTCTAATGAAAAAACACTTGAAGAGGAAGATATAACAAATGCGATGGAGTCTATCCTTAATGCATTGAAAGATGAATTGGGAATCGGTCTGAGATGAGTTTAGTAGAAGTTTTTCCGGCAAAACCATTTTCACTAAAAACTTCGGAGATTGCTCCGGACAAATCTATATCGCATAGAAGTGTAATGTTTGCAATGTTAGCAGACGGTGTCAGTACAATAGATAATTTTTTAAGAGCAGAAGATACTCTAAACTCTTTGGAAATTGTAAAAAATCTCGGTGCTGAAGTTGAAGATGACGGAAAAACTATCAAAATATCTTCAAATGGTATTCAAGAGAGTTTTGAAGTACTGGATTGCGGAAACTCAGGAACCGGAATGCGTCTTTTTTGTGGACTTTTAAGTTCAGCTAACGGTCATTTTGTTTTAACGGGAGATAAATATCTTCGCCGTCGTCCAATGAAAAGGGTTGCCGAGCCACTTAAAAGTATCGGTGCAAAAATAGATGGACGTGATAATGGCAACTTAGCGCCACTCTCAATTCGCGGAGCTTCACTTAAAGCATTTAATTATGATAGTAAAATCGCATCGGCTCAGGTTAAATCTTGTATGATTTTAGCCGCTTTAAGAGCTGATGGTGTATGTACATATACTGAACCTGAACTCTCTCGCGATCATACAGAGAGAATGTTAAAAGGTATGGGTGCCGGTATTGAAGTTGAAGGTTTAACAACAACAATTAGACCTATGGAAAAACTTTTATCTCCACTCTCTATCAGAGTACCTGCTGATCCATCAAGCGCATTTTTCTTTGCCGTTGCTGCTGCTATTACAGAGGGAAGTGATGTTACTTTAGAAGGTGTTACACTTAACCCTACACGTATAGAAGCATTTAAAGCGTTAGAGAGAATGGGTGCAGATATCACTTATACAATGACTGATAACAAGTATGAACCGATAGGGGACATTAGAATAAAATATGCACCGCTTCAAGCGATAACGGTTGAAGATAATATCTCATGGCTTATCGATGAACTACCAGCTCTAAGCATTGCTATGGCTTGTGCTGAAGGTGAAAGCATTGTAAAAAATGCAGAAGAGTTACGTGTAAAAGAATCTGATCGTATCTCTACGGTTGTAGAAGGGCTTCATGCTTGTGGTATTGAAGTTGATGAATATGAAGATGGCTACAAAGTTAAAGGTGGTACTCTTCAAAAAGCAAAAGTTGACAGTGACGGCGATCATAGAATTGCAATGAGTTTTATTATTGCTGGTTTAAAATGTGGTATGGAAGTGACTGATCTTGATTGTATCAATACATCATTTCCAAACTTTTTTGAGATACTTCAAAAAATTACAAAAGTAGAATTTAAATAAAAGAGACAGTAAATTATGAAGATTGAGTTAGCGGAAAATTATGGTTTTTGTTTTGGTGTAAAACGCGCAATTAAAATAGCAGAAGACAATCAAAATGCAGCGACATACGGACCGTTAATTCACAATTCTAAAGAGATTGCACGTCTTGAAAAAGATTTTAAAGTCGGTTTAACCGATGACTATAAAATTTTTAAAGCGGGTGATAAAGCGATCGTTCGTACACACGGCATTCAAAAACAAGAACTTCAAGAATTAAAAGATAAAGGTGTAAATGTAGTTGATGCAACATGCCCTTATGTGACAAAACCCCAAGAGATCGCTCAGGAGATGAGTGAAAAAGGGTATAGTGTCGTGATCTTTGGAGATGATGAACACCCTGAAATAAAAGGTGTAAAGTCGTATGCTACACACGGTGCATTAGTTGTTACTTCACCTGAGGAGTTAGAGGGTGTAAAACTGCATGAAAAAATAGCCCTTATTGCTCAAACAACGAGAAAAGTTGAGGATTATATGAAAGTTGCAAATTATCTGATCCCTCGCTATAAAGAGGTTAGAGTATTTAATACTATATGTAATGCAACATTTGAAAACCAAGATGCCGTGAGAAAACTTTCAAAAAAAGCTGACATAATGCTTATTATCGGTGGAAAAAACTCATCAAATACAAAACAACTTTTTAAAATTTCACAAGAAAACTGTCAAAATTCTTATCATATAGAAGATGAAAAAGATTTGGATTTTTCTTGGTTTGATAATAAAAACTTATGTGGAATTTCTGCCGGAGCATCTACACCGGATTGGATTATACAAAACGTAATTGACAATATAAAATCAAAAATTTCATAAAACTTTAAAATCTTCAAAATTTATATAAAAATAACCATATTTTCGTTATAATTGCACAATTTTTATGTAACAGAGGATAGGTAATGGCGTTCGATAACGAATCATTCGAAGAAGAAGAAAGTTTTGCAGAATTATTTGCTGCAAGTGAAAGACAACAAGAAACAAGTCGCATCGTAGAGGGTGAGATAGTTGAGATCCAAGCTGATGATAACAGAGCATTAGTTGGTGTAGGTGACAAGTTAGAAGGTATTATAAGCCTTGATGAAATTCGTGATGCTGATGGTGAATTAAAATTCGGTACTGGCGATAAAATCAAAGTAATGATTACAGGATACTACAATGAGCGTCCTAAAATCTCTTATAAAAAAGTACTTGAGCAAGAGAAAACTATTGAATTTATCGATGCACACAAAGAAGACTTTGAAAACTTAGTTGTTGAAGGTGTAATTACTAAGAAAAACCGTGGTGGTTATGTAGTTGAAGCTGATGATGTTTCATTCTTTATGCCACGTTCATTAGCTGCATTCAAAGACACTGATGATGTAGTTGGTAAAAAAATCAAAGCACAAGTTGTAAAAGTTGACGCAGAAGATAACTCAATCGTACTTTCTCGTCGTAAACTTTTCAATGAAGAGCGTAAAAAGAAAAAAGAGATCATTGATAAAATCATGGCTGACGATGTAATCGTTGACGGTGTTATCAAAAAAATCACTAGCTACGGTATGTTCGTTGATGTTGGTGGTGTTGACGGTTTAGTACACTACAACGAGATCTCTTATAAAGGTCCAGTAAATCCAGCTAAACTTTATAAAGAGGGTGATGTTGTAACTGTTAAAGCTATCGCTTACGATAAAGACAAGCGTCATCTTTCACTTTCAATCAAAGCTGTTCAACCAGATCCATGGGCTGAAGTTGAGTCTGAATTAGATGAAGGTGATACAATTACTGTAACTGTTTCAAATATTGAAAACTACGGTGTATTCGTTGACCTTGGAAACGATATTGAAGGTTTCTTACACATTTCAGAAATCACTTGGGATAAAAACGTTAAAAACCCAGCTGATTATTTAGAAGTTGGTCAAGAGATTGATGTTGAAGTTATCGAGATTAACCCTAAAACTCATAAACTTCGTGTATCATTAAAAAGACTTCTTCCGAAACCGTTTGATGAATTTATGAAAAACTACCGTGAAGGTGATGTTGTAACTGGTACTGTTACATCATTAACTGATTTTGGTGCATTCGTTCGTATCGATGGTGTTGAAGGTTTACTTCATAACCAAGATATCTCTTGGGATAAAAACACTAAAGCGAAAGATGTATTAAAATCTGGTGACGAAGTTGAAGTTAAAATTGCTAAAATCAACGAAGATGACCAAAAAATCTCTTTAAATAGAAAAACACTTTTAGAATCTCCAATTGACAAGTTTGCTACAACTAATAAAGTAAACTCTGTTGTAAAAGGTACTATCCGTGATATTAAAGATTTCGGTGTATTCGTATCTCTTGGAGACGGTGTTGATGCACTTATCCGTGATGAAGATTTAGCTCCTTTAAATAAAGAAGAGTTAGAAATTGGTCAAGAGATTGAAGCAGCAGTTGCAAACATTGACACTCGCCGTGACCGTATCCGTTTATCTGTTAAAAAACTAGACTACATTAAAAATCAAGCAATGTTAGAGGAGATCAACGATACTGAATCTCACTCACTTGGTGACTTGATAAAAGATCAAATCAAATAATATTTGATGCAAACTGTTTTAAAATGGCTAACTCCTGCGATCGCGTTGGGAGTTGCTGTTTTTATACTATTTTTTCTGATCTCTATAAACTCACAAGAGCCTATAGTTGATGGGGAACCTTTAGCATTAGAGACTAACCTTGTTCAAAAAAATCCTGAAAAGATGTGGCTAAATCATTTTTCTGAATCGGAAAGAAAAGGGTATAGTTATCCAGTGAATGAAGTTTACGTAAAACTTGATCTAGATGAAAAAATAACTAAAACTAAAACCTATAAGTTGTCTGCAAAAGTAAAAGATCCTTACCAACTATTTTGTTTAAAAGAGGAGTTACGAGGACATCAATTGAAGTATTATCTTAAAAAAGATAAACAAGGGATAGATTTACTTATTTATTCACAAAATGTTGATAAATTAAATAACTTGGTAAAAGTTTTAAAAAATTATAAAATTCAAGCTCAAATAGGGCTATTTAAAGAGGAATATTAAAATGCAAAAATATACAATTGTAGTTTGTGACCATATCCATACAGCTGGTTTGGAGATGCTTCAAAACGATGAAAATGTTAACTTTATCATGGCGGCAGATGAGCCAAAAGATAAACTTGTAAAAGAGATTATTCCGCAAGCTGATGTTGCAATTACTAGAAGTTCTACAGATGTTGATGATTTCTTTTTAGAGCATGCAACAAATATGAAAGCACTTGTTCGTGCAGGTGTTGGTGTTGATAATGTTGATATTCCAGGATGTTCAAAACAAGGTATTATTGTAATGAACGTACCTACTGCAAATACAATTGCAGCAGTTGAGTTAACTATGGCTCATATGCTTTCTTGTATGAGAATGTTCCCATACTCTCATGATCATCTAAAAAATCAACGTATTTGGAAACGTGAAAAATGGTACGGACATGAGCTTAAAGGTAAAAAACTTGGTGTAATCGGTTTCGGTAACATCGGTAGCCGTGTTGCAAAACGTGCTAAAGCTTTTGAGATGGACATTGTTGCATACGATCCGTATATCCACCCGTCGAAAGTAACTGACCTTGATATGACATATACAAAAAACTTTGAAGATATTTTAGCATGTGACGTTATTACGATTCACACTCCTAAAAACAAAGAAACTATCGGTATCATAGGTGCAGAAGAGATTGCTAAAATGAAAGACGGTGTAGTTTTAGTAAACTGTGCACGTGGTGACCTTTACAATGAAGATGCACTTTACGACGGACTTAAATCTGGTAAAATCCGTTTTGCAGGTATTGATGTATTTGGTAAAGAACCGGCAACAGACAATAAACTACTTGATTTAGATAACATTGTTGTTTCTCCACACTTAGGTGCAAACACTTACGAGTCTCAGTACAATATCGGTACACAAGCTGCTGAAAATGCAATCGCAGCTGCGAAGGGGATCTCTTATCCAAATGCACTTAACTTACCAATTGATGAGTCTAAAATACCATCATTTGTAAAACCATTCTTAGAGATGGGACAAAAAATCGGTTTCTTAGCATCTCAGATCAACAAATCTCAAATCATCTCTATCAAAGTAACTGGTAATGGTGAGATTGGTGAATATGTAGATTCATTATCTACTTTCGTGACAGTTGGTGCTATGAGCCAAAGCTCTGATAAAATCAACTATGTAAATGCGGATTTTATTGCAAAAGAAAAAGGTATCAAAATTGAAGCTGAAAACCTTGGTGATTCTAATGTATATAAAAATCTTATCACTGCTAAATTAACAACTGCAGAGGGTACAACTACTATTAGTGCAACTATCTTTGATGACGGTGTTCAAAGAATGGTGGCTATCAACGGTTTTGAGAATGAAGTAGCTCTCAAAGGTCATATGGTACTGTTTAAAAACTCTGATGTTCCTGGTGTTATCGGTAACGTTGGTATGACTTTAGCAAAACATAATGTAAATATTTCTGACTTCTCTCTTGCTCGTAATGCAAACAAAGAAGCTCTTGCTGTTATCTTAGTTGATGATAAAGTAGATGAAACTACATTAAAAGAGTTAGCAGCATTAGACGCATGTCTAAATGTTAGTTACGCTAATATCTAAGTAGACGCACCTCTTTTCTTTTACATCTTCAGGTAGAGCCAGAAGGCTCTACTTTTTATAAATCCCCGTTTAATATTTCAATTACAAAATTTACATTGATAAACATTAGCAGAAAGTTCTCAGTTACAGTATAAAGATAAATATAGAAAATCGTAAAGAGAATAGAAGAGTATGTATGAACAAAAGTTGTTCATACATAAAAGAAGCTATATAAGAGTTAAATAGCTTCTGTATTGTCCATAAGGACCGGAACGAAGATAATCGATACGATAACCGCTACAACAGTTCCTGAAATAAGTGCAACACCAAGTCCTCCAAAAACAGGATCACTTGCGAGCAATGAAGAACCTAAAATAATGGCAATTGCTGTTAGTAAAATAGGTTTTAGTCTTGTAGCACTTGCAATAGCGATAGCACGTTGTTTTTCTATACCATTGTTTTTGATGAGATCTTTTGTAAAGTCGACAAGCAGTAGAGAGTTTCTTGAGCTAATACCGATAAGAGCAATAAAGCCTATCAAACTTGTAGCTGTTAAGAAAAATACATCCTCAGTAAATAGATTAGCTACCCAGTGCCCTAAAATAACACCAATGATAGATAGGAAACTGCCACCTAAGATAATACCGCTAATAGCATATGATTTATAATAAATTACCATTAGTAAAAAGATAAGTATAAGTGCAGCAATAAATGCAGCTCCCAGATCTCTAAAAGTATCAAGTGTTACTTTCATCTCTCCATCCCAACGAAGAAGATACTCTTCACCTGTCTTTTTATCTACAAGTGTGAGATCAAACATATACGTAGAGATACCTGGCTCTTTATTTACTTCATACCCTTTTTCAGAGAAGTATTTGATCATTTTATCTCTGGCGTCTAAAAGAGGGTAGACCTGACTTTGGTTATCTGTTTCAGCTGTGACATTGATCATAGTTTTGAGATCTTTATGATAGATTGTTCTATCCGATTTTACCTCTTTAATCTCTACAACCTCTGTTAGTGGAATCATCATCCCTTTATTGTTCATTAAATATAGTGAACTTAATTTTGTTCGCAGCGATGCAAGTGAGTTTTCATTGATATCTTTTGTTTCATCACTTAATGATACAAAAATACCAACTTGGTCATTGAGCTCTATTGTATTTTTAACTGCAACTACCATCCCTTTAAATGCAAGGTAAAGGATCTGATTAACCTGTTCAACACTTAAACCGCTTCTAGCAATTTTTTCAGAGATAGGCATAAGTTTATACTTATCATAAGGTGTTTCACTCATTACATCAACATCTACAATCTTATCTGTTTGTTTTAAGACCTTTGATACTTCATTTGCAACACCTGCAACTTTTGTATTTGAGTCTCCATATACTTCAACAACTATAGAAGCCATTGTTGGCGGACCTGCAGGCATCTCAATCATTTGGATTACAGTGCCGTCTATTTTAGACTCACAACTGTTTTTTATAACAGGTCTAAGACGTTGCACCATTATAAAAGATTTTTCATCACGATGGTGTTTATCTGTAAGATTTACTACAATTTCCGCAAATCTCTCACCCTGTTTCATACCGCTTCCTTTTACTAGTCCGGCATAATCAAGAGGAGCACCTTCACCTATAAAGCTCTCAATGTCAGTAACTTCCTTTTCAGGTTTCAATATATCTTCAACACATTGCACAACCTCTTTAGTTTGAGAGATCGAACTCCCATCAGGCGTTTTTACATAGATGCTAAACGTGTTAGAGCTTTTTCCAGGTAACATTCTTGCAAGGACAACTTCTGTTGGAAGCATTAAAATTGTTCCAAATAGAGATAAAAAGATAAGTGCAGTAACTAAAAGTTTTTTTGAGCGATGCTGCAAAATATCATAAATAAAGTTTTCAAACTTTTTCCCCTGATGTTTATTTGACATTAAAGGCTCCCTTTATTGTTTTCTTTTGGATGGTGTGCACCATCATCCTTGATTTTTAAGAGTTTTTTACTTAAATACGGTGTAAATATATACGCTACTATTAAAGAAGCTATAAGGGCTACCGGAAC
Above is a window of Sulfurimonas marina DNA encoding:
- the pheS gene encoding phenylalanine--tRNA ligase subunit alpha; amino-acid sequence: MKEWYDKINEAQNVESLEEIRIAVFGKKGVLAAEFAKMKSAPNEEKAQIAKDLNTHKATLTNNLNAKKIELQTKELREKMEAEAIDVSLFSQKSSAGALHPVMQTMDRIVEYFASMNFAVKTGNMVEDDFHNFEALNLPKYHPARDMQDTFYFKDEMLLRTHTSPVQIRTMMSTKPPIRMIAPGAVFRRDYDLTHTPMFHQIEGLLVDEEGKVSFANLKFILEDFLKYMFGDVDVRFRPSFFPFTEPSAEVDISCVFCKGDGCRVCSHTGWLEVLGCGIVDPNVFEAVEYKDVSGYAFGLGVERFAMLIHQIGDLRSLFEGDIKLLEQFQ
- the pheT gene encoding phenylalanine--tRNA ligase subunit beta — its product is MIVTRSWLNEWIDLDGISTEDIAKTFNSIGLEVDRVEEFRVPKKVVFGKVLECEKHPDADKLNICKVDLGTATRQIVCGAKNVRAGLDVVVATIGAELPGGLVIKPVKLRGVDSEGMICSPGEIGLHSFCDGIMELDESIGEFTLGEDVCENPYFNDDLIEIELTANRGDCLSIRGVARDLSAAFDRPLKEYNVTDNDDMRGIGRILSLVHDKDLDVNLRYKALDLDSLTLPFLVKMRLAQIDENRESDVESIMLYATHSTGVIMRAYSHEFFGTDDEKMAKVHLSEDDKGFACIQSDAGNVASTVGIIQKKESKVTASNGMILIEASYIPPDIISKKMDENKVESGPMFYRTSRGSEPELEAGLSFCIDIIEKYSNSSTFGGTIELINSVKEKIITVSKQEIDEIIGAKIDKIVITKILKNLGFNTSKSTVDNFVISVPQYRHDISNKQDIIEEIVRMVGIDNIPAKPFVLTEDNRLEDNYFEYKKRSYYRYRAAQSGFFESVHFVFDEKKVLNSYGFETTKEELELLNPIVQTLDTLRPTLMTNLLKAASANKKNGYSSVRLFEVGSVFSPDRSESLKMAFLFSGAKEEESLLNGGRPAKVDFGGFVQKISDVIGDVELCEYETTHKLSHPYQCAEVFVEGKRVGELFKVHPEVENDYDLEDTYMCELDFTELSYGLKVAQKSSKYQASFRDLSLLVPNDVSYEKIKTVIDSNATEELVRFYPVDKYSDDSLGDNSSLSLRFVLQSNEKTLEEEDITNAMESILNALKDELGIGLR
- the aroA gene encoding 3-phosphoshikimate 1-carboxyvinyltransferase; the encoded protein is MSLVEVFPAKPFSLKTSEIAPDKSISHRSVMFAMLADGVSTIDNFLRAEDTLNSLEIVKNLGAEVEDDGKTIKISSNGIQESFEVLDCGNSGTGMRLFCGLLSSANGHFVLTGDKYLRRRPMKRVAEPLKSIGAKIDGRDNGNLAPLSIRGASLKAFNYDSKIASAQVKSCMILAALRADGVCTYTEPELSRDHTERMLKGMGAGIEVEGLTTTIRPMEKLLSPLSIRVPADPSSAFFFAVAAAITEGSDVTLEGVTLNPTRIEAFKALERMGADITYTMTDNKYEPIGDIRIKYAPLQAITVEDNISWLIDELPALSIAMACAEGESIVKNAEELRVKESDRISTVVEGLHACGIEVDEYEDGYKVKGGTLQKAKVDSDGDHRIAMSFIIAGLKCGMEVTDLDCINTSFPNFFEILQKITKVEFK
- a CDS encoding 4-hydroxy-3-methylbut-2-enyl diphosphate reductase yields the protein MKIELAENYGFCFGVKRAIKIAEDNQNAATYGPLIHNSKEIARLEKDFKVGLTDDYKIFKAGDKAIVRTHGIQKQELQELKDKGVNVVDATCPYVTKPQEIAQEMSEKGYSVVIFGDDEHPEIKGVKSYATHGALVVTSPEELEGVKLHEKIALIAQTTRKVEDYMKVANYLIPRYKEVRVFNTICNATFENQDAVRKLSKKADIMLIIGGKNSSNTKQLFKISQENCQNSYHIEDEKDLDFSWFDNKNLCGISAGASTPDWIIQNVIDNIKSKIS
- a CDS encoding 30S ribosomal protein S1, which translates into the protein MAFDNESFEEEESFAELFAASERQQETSRIVEGEIVEIQADDNRALVGVGDKLEGIISLDEIRDADGELKFGTGDKIKVMITGYYNERPKISYKKVLEQEKTIEFIDAHKEDFENLVVEGVITKKNRGGYVVEADDVSFFMPRSLAAFKDTDDVVGKKIKAQVVKVDAEDNSIVLSRRKLFNEERKKKKEIIDKIMADDVIVDGVIKKITSYGMFVDVGGVDGLVHYNEISYKGPVNPAKLYKEGDVVTVKAIAYDKDKRHLSLSIKAVQPDPWAEVESELDEGDTITVTVSNIENYGVFVDLGNDIEGFLHISEITWDKNVKNPADYLEVGQEIDVEVIEINPKTHKLRVSLKRLLPKPFDEFMKNYREGDVVTGTVTSLTDFGAFVRIDGVEGLLHNQDISWDKNTKAKDVLKSGDEVEVKIAKINEDDQKISLNRKTLLESPIDKFATTNKVNSVVKGTIRDIKDFGVFVSLGDGVDALIRDEDLAPLNKEELEIGQEIEAAVANIDTRRDRIRLSVKKLDYIKNQAMLEEINDTESHSLGDLIKDQIK
- the serA gene encoding phosphoglycerate dehydrogenase is translated as MQKYTIVVCDHIHTAGLEMLQNDENVNFIMAADEPKDKLVKEIIPQADVAITRSSTDVDDFFLEHATNMKALVRAGVGVDNVDIPGCSKQGIIVMNVPTANTIAAVELTMAHMLSCMRMFPYSHDHLKNQRIWKREKWYGHELKGKKLGVIGFGNIGSRVAKRAKAFEMDIVAYDPYIHPSKVTDLDMTYTKNFEDILACDVITIHTPKNKETIGIIGAEEIAKMKDGVVLVNCARGDLYNEDALYDGLKSGKIRFAGIDVFGKEPATDNKLLDLDNIVVSPHLGANTYESQYNIGTQAAENAIAAAKGISYPNALNLPIDESKIPSFVKPFLEMGQKIGFLASQINKSQIISIKVTGNGEIGEYVDSLSTFVTVGAMSQSSDKINYVNADFIAKEKGIKIEAENLGDSNVYKNLITAKLTTAEGTTTISATIFDDGVQRMVAINGFENEVALKGHMVLFKNSDVPGVIGNVGMTLAKHNVNISDFSLARNANKEALAVILVDDKVDETTLKELAALDACLNVSYANI
- a CDS encoding efflux RND transporter permease subunit encodes the protein MSNKHQGKKFENFIYDILQHRSKKLLVTALIFLSLFGTILMLPTEVVLARMLPGKSSNTFSIYVKTPDGSSISQTKEVVQCVEDILKPEKEVTDIESFIGEGAPLDYAGLVKGSGMKQGERFAEIVVNLTDKHHRDEKSFIMVQRLRPVIKNSCESKIDGTVIQMIEMPAGPPTMASIVVEVYGDSNTKVAGVANEVSKVLKQTDKIVDVDVMSETPYDKYKLMPISEKIARSGLSVEQVNQILYLAFKGMVVAVKNTIELNDQVGIFVSLSDETKDINENSLASLRTKLSSLYLMNNKGMMIPLTEVVEIKEVKSDRTIYHKDLKTMINVTAETDNQSQVYPLLDARDKMIKYFSEKGYEVNKEPGISTYMFDLTLVDKKTGEEYLLRWDGEMKVTLDTFRDLGAAFIAALILIFLLMVIYYKSYAISGIILGGSFLSIIGVILGHWVANLFTEDVFFLTATSLIGFIALIGISSRNSLLLVDFTKDLIKNNGIEKQRAIAIASATRLKPILLTAIAIILGSSLLASDPVFGGLGVALISGTVVAVIVSIIFVPVLMDNTEAI